The following are encoded together in the Gasterosteus aculeatus chromosome 7, fGasAcu3.hap1.1, whole genome shotgun sequence genome:
- the fryb gene encoding protein furry homolog isoform X9, with the protein MATSQQDSGFFDISIKSLLKSLGGTSPVEQKPPLPPVSGTLGDRKGPVVMAPVNVDPESKPGEFVLKSLFANFTLLSERKIRIIMAEPLEKPLNKSLQRGEDPQFDQFISSMSSLAEYCLPSILRTLFDWYKRQNGLEDESHEYRPRANTKSKNDEQQKDYLLERRDLAIDFIFSLVLIEVLKQIPLHPLLDGLIQEVINLTFKHFKYKEGYLGPNTGNMHIVADLYAEVVGVVAQSRFPAVRKKFISELKELRQKEQSPYVIQSTISLIMGLKFFRIKMYPVEDFEASFQFMQECAQYFLEVKDKDIKHSLAGLFVEILVPVAATVKNEVNVPCLRNFVESLYDTTLDLSSRKKHSLALYPLVTCLLCVSQKQFFLSRWHIFLNNCLSNLKNRDPKMARVALESLYRLLWVYMIRIKCESNTGTQSRLTSITSTLFPKGSRSVVPRDMPLNIFVKIIQFIAQERLDFAMKEIIFDLLSVGKPAKAFSLNPERMNIGLRAFLVIADALQQKDGEPPMPNTGATLPSGNSLKKKKTYLSKTLTEEEAKLIGMSLYYSQVRKALDNILRHLDKEVGRCMMLTSVQMLNKEPEDMITGERKPKIDLFRTCVAAIPRILPDAMSKPELVDLLSRLTVHMDDELRLISQNSLQSLLLDFPDWREDVLFGYTHFLLREVQDTHQGLQDASVKLLLQLLTQWRLALQLQGKTRGGVEVCSLKPLLYKVTHSNICTLYLISPHFVLHLHQSSPRLPERSPHCSVLHAVEGLALLLLCSCQISTRKLAVGVLREIRCLFTALGHADDDDKPMIEVMDQLSPAVMDSFVHVAVSDSSTLPLSHHVDLQWLVEWTARLVSSSYDVKSPSHVWIFALCVKDPWVLCLHIFLRQEHLPKHCPTALGYAWPYAFTRLQLLLPLVDPNSPVNAKKTSTAGSSDSYISLWRNYLILCLGVAKPSIMSPGHLRASTPEIMATTPDGSVTYDNKVIGTPSVAWLLKQLVPLMRAESLEITDSLVLGFGCTNALVFRELVEELHPLMKEALERRPENKRRRERRDLLRLQLLRIFELLANAAVISDSTNGALERDSLALGALFLEYVDLTRMLLEAENEKEMDVLKDIRAHFSGMVANLIQCVPVHHRRFLFPQQSLRHHLFILFSQWAGPFSVMFTPLDRYSDRNHQITRYQYCALKAMSAVLCCGPVFDNVGLSTDGYLYKWLDNILACHDLRVHRLGCEVVILLLELNPDQINLFNWAVDRCFTGSYQLASGCFKAIATVCGNRNYPCDLVTLLNLVLFKASDTSREIYEISMQLMQVLESKLCAYSKRMVEQKPGNILYGTHGPLPPLYSVNLSQLSIQLASMYPELTLPLFSEVSQRFSTTHSNGRQIMLSYLLPWLSNIELVDTGLLPPASSPCTPEEEACGQGQGMSPSLRGNGWGSLQATSLVLNNLMFMTAKYGDEVPGPEIENAWNALVSNERWSNNLRITLQFLISLCGVSSDTTLLPFIKKVVIYLCRNNTIQTMEELLFELQQTDPVNPVVLHCDNPPFYRFAASNKAPTSQTGTTSSSNTVVAGQENLADTDEKKLVRESEERMARAHNRLESRYSNSSGGSYEDEKTDPLPPYAGWLLGVLETNHPQPLPMPINGGCWAPLVDYLPETITPRGPLHRCNIAVIFMTEMVVDHSVREDWALHLPLLLHALFLGLDHYRPEVYEHSKRLLLHLLIALSCNNNFQVIASVLMLTREISDNKTLTIKSSYHTEYQQSHTPDFLREWQASPMADSGLSSTSNSSSVSLGGGSTAGSVGNLPLVPPDDLGDLEDTTNETDEKTNKLIEFLSTRALGPLWVHEDITPRNPNSKSTEQLSNFLRHVVSVFKESKSDFHLEHQLSDVALQTALCSSSRHYAGRSFQIFRALKQPINNHAVSDLVSRLVEVVGEHGDEVQGYVMEVLLTLESVVVNLAECLKNSDLMAALTRTSSPDFVTSEKLMNRKSTGQLNYPGPGFVGLSSQRHQRSYSVPKKFGECGHQLSDPPRSATLDRIQACNSHGLARTGRTPGSCTSSTNRIDPSVLSDPAHVSHPSTILATVFWVAVALMESDFEFEYQMSLRLVHKLLSKVPLDRAENRERLEKLQAQLRWSGFSGIQQLLLKGFTSQATSDLTLQLFCQLTPVSRVPVVDSSQSIGFPLNVLCLLPHLVQHFGHPTQFCKESAERIAQVCLMEKNTKLSHLAHVMTLYKTRSYTRDPFSWVSVVCRYLHEAFSEITLNMVTYMAELLEKGLPAMQQSLLQIIYCLLSHMDLTSVQVKQFNGDVTKTIEKFVQTVHWKDALNILKLVVSRSASLVHPVYRHSQGDLSNLEVSRVWDGSAKALPGKTLDFTFDISETPVIGRRFDELQGSGGREGKARAMAVTRSTSSTSSGSNSNTILVPVSWRRPQSSQKRTREKLVNVLSLCGQEVGLTKNPSVIFSSCGDLDMMEVRESGVSSEEGGTREDTLDDTASEQQFRVFRDFDFLDVELEDGEGETVDNFNWGVRRRSLDSTELGDMLEESQHSGSTPSLGHEDPHDSDESSEEEESSTSQSLSHSQLTNPSPSEETNHTDSLSTSYDTSADAQSLNASTPGQGALHDYHGGLDGRVRGGDEDTQVQDDELSLSANELPHGSDFGESLTLELPGQPLDHLPNLDHSLSADYCQPPLDFLDPNCLPSLRDDVDDLEDLGFPPPPSPFFSAILAAFQPAVCDDAEEAWRCHISQLVTDSDGSCAVHTFQVFSSLFTNIQGKFCLLTTDVATYLGEGLRGIGSKFLMSSQMLTTCSDCPTIYIDADTIISYGLLEKMKFSALELQEYLDTYNTREDAALSWLRNCKDTFPRCPGDSVVTCQPGDSEEKQLELCQRLYKLHFQLLLLFQSYCSLIGQFHAISSVPELLNMSRELSDLKTSLQVAEAAVASDLEHKHLAHTRSHATEVAAMVVPSFSSSEAAVQAILECLKNHEFTKAVRYIQECRRQWPCGVFGGGSESEVQTLLNVYFRHQTLGQTGTIALVGSRQDLSLICSKLLELNGEIRDMICHAQGYRVVTTYLPDSSASGTSL; encoded by the exons CCTCTCCAGTGGAACAGAAGCCGCCCCTCCCGCCAGTCAGTGGAACCTTGGGAGATAGGAAGGGTCCTGTCGTCATGGCGCCCGTCAACGTGGACCCTGAGAGCAAGCCGGGCGAGTTCGTCCTAAAAAGCTTGTTTGCCaacttcaccttgctctccgaaCGCAAGATTCGCATCATCATGGCCGAACCGCTG GAGAAGCCACTTAACAAGtctctgcagaggggagaggaccCACAGTTCGACCAG TTCATCAGCAGTATGAGTTCTCTAGCAGAGTACTGCCTGCCGTCCATCCTGAGGACTCTGTTTGACTGGTACAAGAGGCAGAACGGTCTGGAGGACGAGTCCCACGAGTATCGACCCAGGGCCAACACAAAATCGAAGAA TGACGAGCAACAGAAAGACTACCTATTGGAGCGGAGGGATCTGGCAATAGACTTCATATTTTCTCTGGTGCTTATTGAGGTTTTGAAGCAG ATCCCCCTTCATCCTCTTTTGGACGGACTCATCCAAGAAGTCATAAACCTGACATTCAAGCACTTCAAATACAAAGAAGG GTATCTGGGACCCAACACAGGCAACATGCACATAGTGGCTGACCTCTATGCTGAAGTCGTGGGAGTTGTAGCTCAGTCCAG GTTCCCAGCAGTGAGGAAGAAGTTCATCTCCGAGCTGAAGGAGCTGAGGCAGAAGGAGCAGAGCCCCTACGTCATCCAGTCCACCATCAGCCTCATCATGGGACTCAAGTTCTTCCGCATCAAAATGTACCCGGTGGAGGACTTTGAAGCCTCCTTCCAGTTCATGCAG gAGTGCGCGCAGTATTTCTTGGAAGTGAAGGATAAAGACATTAAACACTCGTTAGCCGGACTCTTTGTGGAAATACTTGTACCTGTAGCTGCT ACCGTGAAGAACGAGGTGAACGTGCCGTGTCTGCGAAATTTTGTAGAAAGTCTGTACGATACTACGTTGGACCTGTCATCCAGGAAGAAACACTCTCTG GCTCTGTATCCTCTGGTGACTTGCCTCCTGTGTGTCAGTCAGAAGCAGTTCTTCCTCAGCCGCTGGCACATTTTCCTCAACAATTGCCTCTCCAACCTCAAG AATCGAGATCCAAAGATGGCCCGCGTGGCTCTAGAATCGCTCTACCGCCTGCTCTGGGTCTACATGATCCGAATAAAGTGCGAGAGCAACACAGGAACTCAGAG tCGTCTGACGTCCATCACCTCCACTCTATTCCCCAAAGGTAGTCGGAGCGTTGTGCCCAGAGACATGCCTCTGAATATTTTTGTCAAGATTATCCAGTTTATTGCCCAG GAGAGACTGGACTTTGCCATGAAGGAGATCATATTTGATCTGCTGAGCGTCGGGAAACCTGCCAAAGCCTTCAGTCTCAACCCAGAG CGTATGAACATCGGCCTGCGGGCGTTCCTGGTAATAGCCGACGCTCTGCAACAGAAGGACGGAGAGCCTCCTATGCCCAACACAGGAGCCACTCTGCCCTCTGGAAACTctctgaagaaaaagaaaacttatCTCAGCAAGACACTTACTGAGGAGGAAGCCAAACTTATAG GCATGTCCTTGTACTACTCCCAGGTCCGAAAGGCTCTGGACAACATCCTGAGACACTTGGACAAGGAGGTGGGTCGCTGTATGATGCTCACCAGCGTTCAGATGCTCAACAAAGAACCAGAGGACATGATCAC TGGCGAAAGGAAACCTAAAATCGACCTGTTCAGAACATGTGTGGCGGCCATTCCTCGAATCCTTCCTGATGCCATGTCCAAACCTGAGCTCGTTGACCTGCTCTCAAG ACTTACTGTGCACATGGACGACGAGCTTCGTCTCATTTCCCAGAATTCCCTGCAGAGCCTGTTACTTGATTTCCCAGACTGGAGGGAGGACGTCCTGTTTGGTTACACACATTTCCTTTTGCGCGAG GTTCAAGACACCCATCAGGGTCTGCAGGATGCCTCGGTGaagctccttctccagctgctcaCTCAGTGGAGGTTGGCGCTGCAGCTCCAAGGGAAGACGCGAGGTGGAGTTGAGGTTTGTAGTTTGAAACCATTACTTTACAAGGTGACTCACAGTAATATTTGTACTCTTTACTTAATCTCCCCCCATTttgtcctccacctccatcagtcCAGCCCCAGACTACCAGAGCGAAGCCCCCACTGCTCCGTGCTCCACGCGGTTGAGGgtctggccctgctgctgctctgctcgtGTCAGATCAGCACGAGGAAGCTGGCGGTCGGTGTGTTAAGAGAAATACGCTGCCTCTTCACTGCCCTGGGACATGCTGAC GACGATGACAAACCCATGATCGAGGTGATGGACCAGCTGAGCCCAGCTGTAATGGACAGCTTTGTTCACGTCGCTGTCTCTGACTCG tccACCTTGCCCCTCAGCCACCATGTTGACCTCCAGTGGCTGGTGGAGTGGACGGCTCGGCTGGTGAGCAGCTCCTACGACGTGAAGAGCCCCAGCCATGTCTGGATCTTTGCGCTGTGTGTGAAGGACCCGTGGGTGCTCTGTCTGCACATCTTCTTGCGGCAGGAGCACCTGCCCAAACACTGCCCCACTGCCCTGGGATACGCCTGGCCCTATGCTTTCACACGGCTACAGCTGCTACTGCCCTTGGTCGACCCCAA CAGTCCTGTGAACGCCAAGAAGACCAGCACGGCAGGCTCCAGCGACAGCTACATCTCCCTGTGGCGTAACTACCTCATCCTGTGTCTCGGTGTGGCTAAACCCAGCATCATGTCCCCCGGTCACCTCCGAGCCTCCACGCCGGAGATCATGGCCACCACTCCCGACGGCAGCGTCACCTACGACAACAAA GTGATAGGAACTCCATCGGTAGCCTGGCTTTTGAAACAGCTCGTCCCGCTGATGAGAGCGGAAAGTTTGGAGATCACAGACTCTCTGGTGCTCGGGTTTGGATGCACAAACGCTCTCGTCTTCAG GGAGCTAGTTGAAGAACTCCATCCACTGATGAAGGAAGCACTGGAACGTAGGCCGGag AACAAGCGacgcagagagaggagggaccTTCtcaggctgcagctgctgaggaTCTTTGAACTGCTGGCTAATGCAGCCGTTATCAGTGACAG CACCAATGGAGCACTGGAGCGTGATTCACTGGCCCTGGGTGCCCTGTTCCTCGAGTATGTGGATCTTACCCGGATGCTTCTGGAGGCTGAGAATGAGAAGGAGATGGACGTGCTTAAAGACATCAGAGCCCATTTCAGCGGGATGGTGGCCAATCTCATCCAGTGTGTTCCTG TCCACCACAGGCGCTTTCTCTTTCCTCAACAGTCCCTGAGGCACCATCTCTTCATTCTCTTCAGTCAATGGGCTGGCCCCTTCAGTGTCATGTTCACTCCCCTCGACCGCTACAGTGATCGCAACCACCAGATCACTCGCTACCAGTACTGCGCCCTGAAG GCCATGTCAGCAGTTCTGTGTTGCGGCCCAGTGTTCGACAATGTGGGTCTCTCTACTGATGGCTATCTCTACAAATGGCTCGACAACATCTTGGCTTGTCATGACCTACGG GTGCACCGTCTGGGGTGCGAGGTGGTCATCCTGCTCTTAGAATTAAACCCGGACCAAATCAATCTGTTCAACTGGGCCGTGGACCGCTGCTTCACTGGGTCTTACCAGCTAGCTTCTGGTTGCTTCAAGGCCATCGCCACTGTCTGCGGCAACAG GAATTACCCATGTGATCTTGTGACTTTGCTCAATCTGGTGTTGTTCAAGGCCTCAGACACCAGCAGGGAAATATATGAGATCTCGATGCAGCTGATGCAG GTGCTGGAGTCAAAGCTGTGTGCGTACTCCAAGCGAATGGTGGAGCAGAAGCCCGGTAACATTTTGTATGGAACACACggtcctctgcctcccctgTACAGTGTCAACctctctcaactctccatccaGCTGGCCAGCATGTACCCTGAGCTCACCTTGCCTCTCTTCTCAG AGGTGAGCCAGCGTTTCTCAACCACCCACTCCAACGGCAGACAGATAATGTTATCCTACCTGCTGCCCTGGCTCAGTAACATTGAGTTGGTGGACACGGGGCTCCTACCCCCAGCCTCGAGCCCCTGCACACCAGAAGAGGAAGCTTGCGGTCAGGGGCAGGGCATGTCCCCCAGTCTGAGAGGCAACGGCTGGGGCTCCTTGCAGGCAACGTCGCTGGTGCTCAATAACCTCATGTTCATGACCGCTAAG TACGGAGACGAGGTTCCCGGCCCAGAGATTGAGAATGCCTGGAACGCTCTGGTGTCCAACGAGAGGTGGAGCAACAACCTGCGGATCACCCTGCAGTTCCTCATCAGCCTGTGCGGAGTCAGCAGTGATACGACACTGCTGCCATTT ATAAAGAAAGTGGTCATCTACCTGTGTCGCAACAACACCATCCAGACTATGGAGGAGCTCCTGTTTGAGCTGCAACAGACTGACCCTGTCAACCCCGTGGTGTTGCACTGTGATAACCCTCCATTCTATCGCTTTGCCGCCAGCAACAAAGCACCCACCTCACAGACAG GCACCACGTCCAGCAGTAACACCGTGGTGGCTGGTCAGGAGAACCTGGCAGACACAGATGAGAAGAAGCTGGTCAGAGAGAGTGAAGAGCG CATGGCCAGGGCTCACAACAGACTAGAATCTCGCTACAGCAACAGCTCCGGGGGGTCTTACGAGGATGAAAAGA CCGACCCTCTCCCACCATACGCTGGTTGGCTGCTGGGCGTTCTGGAAACCAATCACCCTCAGCCGCTACCCATGCCGATTAACGGAGGCTGCTGGGCTCCTCTGGTGGACTACCTGCCGGAAACCATCACACCCAGAGGACCACTGCATAG GTGTAACATTGCAGTGATCTTCATGACAGAAATGGTGGTTGACCACAGTGTAAGAGAAGACTGGGCTTTACACCTTCCCCTGCTACTACATGCCCTCTTCTTGG GCCTGGACCACTACAGACCTGAGGTCTATGAACACAGTAAAcgtctccttctccacctcctcattGCTCTCTCCTGCAACAACAACTTCCAG gtAATAGCTTCAGTACTGATGCTGACGAGAGAGATAAGTGACAACAAGACCCTCACCATTAAGTCCAGCTACCACACAGAGTACCAGCAGTCCC ATACACCCGACTTCTTGCGAGAGTGGCAGGCGTCTCCAATGGCGGACTCTGGCCTCAGCTCAACCTCCAACTCCTCCTCTGTCAGTCTCGGTGGCGGCAGCACTGCTGGCAGTGTTGGAAATTTGCCCCTCGTACCACCAGATGACCTGGGGGACCTTGAGGATACGACCAACGAAACCGACGAGAAGACCAACAAACTCATCGAGTTCCTCTCCACCAG AGCGCTTGGGCCGCTGTGGGTGCACGAGGACATCACGCCGAGGAACCCAAACTCCAAGAGCACAGAGCAGCTCTCCAACTTCCTGCGGCACGTTGTCTCCGTCTTTAAGGAGTCAAAGTCCG ATTTCCACTTGGAGCATCAGCTGAGCGATGTGGCTTTACAGACGGCTCTGTGCAGCTCCTCTCGTCACTATGCCGGGCGCTCCTTCCAAATCTTCCGAGCCCTCAAACAGCCAATCAACAATCACGCCGTCTCTGACCTGGTCTCGCGCCTCGTTGAGGTGGTGGGAGAACACGGAGACGAGGTGCAG GGCTATGTGATGGAGGTGTTGTTGACGCTGGAGTCGGTGGTGGTGAATCTCGCCGAGTGTCTGAAAAACAGTGACCTTATGGCAGCCCTGACCAG GACATCCTCGCCAGACTTTGTTACTAGCGAGAAACTGATGAACAGAAAGAGCACGGGTCAGTTGAACTATCCCGGCCCGGGGTTTGTCGGCCTGTCGTCACAACGCCACCAGCGCTCCTACTCAGTCCCCAAGAAGTTTGGCGAGTGCGGCCACCAGCTGAGTGATCCTCCTCGCAGTGCAACTTTGGATCGCATACAG GCCTGCAACAGCCATGGCCTTGCTCGAACAGGAAGGACCCCCGGGTCCTGCACATCCTCCACCAACCGCATCGATCCAAGCGTCCTATCGGACCCCGCCCACGTCTCCCATCCTTCAACAATACTGGCCACAGTCTTCTGGGTGGCGGTGGCCCTCATGGAGTCCGACTTTGAGTTTGAATATCAGATGTCACTACGCCTCGTTCACAAGCTGCTGTCAAAG GTGCCCTTAGACCGAGCCGAAAACCGCGAGCGTCTGGAGAAGCTCCAGGCTCAGCTGAGGTGGAGCGGATTCTCTGGGATTCAGCAGCTTTTGTTGAAAGGTTTTACCTCGCAGGCCACCTCTGACCTCACCTTGCAGCTCTTCTGCCAGCTCACGCCAGTCTCCCGCGTGCCTGTTGTCGACAGCTCTCAGTCTATAG GTTTCCCTCTGAATGTGCTGTGTCTGCTGCCTCACTTGGTGCAGCACTTTGGCCATCCGACTCAGTTTTGTAAGGAGAGTGCTGAGAGGATCGCACAG GTGTGTTTAATGGAGAAGAACACAAAGCTTTCCCATTTGGCCCATGTGATGACTCTCTATAAGACACGTTCTTACACACGGGACCCCTTCTCCTGGGTCAGTGTGGTTTGCCGCTACCTCCATGAAGCCTTCTCCGAAATCACACTCAACATGGTCACCTATATGGCTGAG CTGCTGGAAAAGGGCCTTCCCGCTATGCAACAGTCTCTCCTACAGATCATTTACTGCCTGCTCAGCCACATGGACCTGACCTCTGTACAAGTAAAACAGTTCAACGGTGATGTCACCAAGACCATTGAGAAGTTTGTTCAG ACAGTTCACTGGAAGGATGCCTTAAACATCTTGAAGCTGGTGGTCTCACGCTCTGCCAGCCTTGTTCATCCGGTGTACCGCCACTCACAGGGCGACCTGTCCAACCTGGAGGTCAGCAGAGTGTGGGACGGTTCAGCCAAGGCTCTGCCTGGGAAAACACTGGACTTCACCTTTGACATCTCTGAG ACTCCAGTCATTGGGCGTCGGTTTGACGAGCTTCAGGGCTCGGGCGGCAGAGAGGGGAAGGCCAGAGCCATGGCTGTAACGCGGAgcacttcctccacctcctctggatCCAACTCCAACACTATCCTGGTGCCCGTCAGCTGGAGGCGACCGCAGTCCTCTCAG AAAAGAACCAGAGAGAAGCTGGTAAACGTTTTATCTCTTTGTGGACAAGAAGTTGGACTCACCAAGAACCCATCT GTGATCTTCTCGTCGTGTGGCGACTTGGACATGATGGAGGTGCGGGAGAGTGGTGTGTCATCAGAGGAGGGTGGAACCAGAGAGGACACGCTAGACGACACCGCCAGCGAGCAGCAGTTCAGGGTTTTCCGAGACTTTGACTTCCTGGATGTGGAGCTGGAAGATGGAGAG GGCGAGACCGTTGATAACTTTAATTGGGGCGTGCGTCGGCGCTCTCTGGACAGCACGGAGCTGGGTGACATGTTGGAGGAGAGCCAGCACTCCGGCAGCACCCCTAGTCTTGGTCACGAGGACCCCCACGATTCAGACGAGTcctcggaggaagaggagtcgtCAACCAGCCAGAGCCTGTCTCACTCTCAGCTT ACGAACCCTTCTCCATCGGAGGAAACCAATCACACTGATTCTCTGTCTACTTCTTACGACACATCTGCCGACGCACAATCCCTCAACGCTTCCACACCGGGGCAGGGAGCGCTGCACGATTACCACGGTGGCCTTGAT GGGAGGGTGCGCGGGGGGGACGAGGACACTCAGGTGCAGGATGACGAACTGTCGCTGAGCGCCAATGAGCTCCCTCACGGCTCGGACTTCGGCGAGAGTCTCACCCTGGAGTTGCCGGGCCAACCTCTGGATCATCTGCCCAATCTGGACCACAGTCTCAGCGCAGACTACTGCCAACCTCCGCTGGACTTTCTAGACCCCAACTGTCTGCCCAG CTTACGTGATGATGTAGATGACTTGGAAGACCTCGgttttcctcctcccccctctccatttTTCTCCGCCATCTTGGCAGCCTTCCAACCCGCCGTGTGTGACGATGCTGAGGAGGCATGGCGTTGTCACATCAGCCAGCTTGTGACCGACTCCGATGGGTCTTGTGCCGTCCACACTTTTCAAGTCTTTTCATCTCTCTTTACG aACATCCAGGGCAAATTCTGCCTCCTGACCACTGATGTTGCCACTTACCTTGGAGAGGGCTTGAGGGGTATTGGATCAAAGTTCCTTATGTCGTCTCAGATGCTAACAACTTGCTCAGATTGTCCCACAATCTACATTGATGCTGACACG ATTATTTCATATGGCCTCCTTGAAAAAATGAAGTTCAGTGCACTGGAGCTGCAGGAGTACCTGGACACCTACAACACCAGAGAGGACGCTGCTCTATCG TGGCTGAGGAACTGTAAGGACACATTTCCCAGGTGCCCCGGGGATAGTGTGGTAACCTGCCAGCCTGGAGACTCAGAGGAGAAG CAATTGGAGCTTTGTCAGAGACTCTACAAACTGCATTTCCAGCTCCTCCTACTGTTCCAGTCCTACTGCTCGCTCATTGGTCAATTTCATGCTATCAGCTCGGTGCCTGAG CTTCTGAACATGTCTCGAGAGCTCTCCGATCTGAAGACCAGCCTGCAGGTGGCTGAGGCGGCCGTAGCCAGCGATCTGGAGCACAAACACTTGGCCCACACTCGATCGCACGCCACCGAGGTGGCAGCCATGGTTGTgcccagcttctcctcctcagagGCGGCTGTGCAGGCCATACTGGAGTGCCTTAAGAACCATGAGTTCACCAAAGCTGTGCGCTACATCCAGGAGTGCAG GAGGCAGTGGCCCTGCGGCGTGTTTGGTGGCGGCTCGGAAAGCGAGGTGCAGACGCTACTCAACGTCTACTTCCGCCACCAGACGCTGGGCCAGACGGGCACCATTGCCCTAGTGGGTTCCCGCCAGGACCTCAGCCTGATCTGCTCCAAGCTGCTGGAGCTCAACGGGGAGATCCGGGACATGATCTGCCACGCCCAGGGTTACCGGGTGGTCACAACCTACCTCCCCGACTCCAGCGCCTCCGGGACAAGTCTCTGA